In one window of Episyrphus balteatus chromosome 3, idEpiBalt1.1, whole genome shotgun sequence DNA:
- the LOC129914467 gene encoding serine protease 7, protein MYFKTSLNICFTILGFIYIPQFTSAQSQCLNPNQRSGNCISIYDCPSLLSVAARKPLQDIDRWFLRSSQCRGGLGNGPHVCCTDDTDYVRQPTVLFPAENVNQSQRGELPELSACGGVKLQNKIFGGDDTDLSEFPWLAMLEYEKNGQRSTNCGGSLINRRYVITAAHCVTGRIQQDVGTLVGVILGEHDTTKIIDCVNGTCAGPALRYGVEEAIPHESYNDRQVHRHNDIALVRLDRNVIYSDQIKPICLPFTLPNEQLPSGTMLTVVGWGRTQDTQRSTIKQKVQVPLIDQDECREKFRRGNIQIIDKQVCAGGNYEKDSCHGDSGGPLMSFRQGVWVLEGIISYGYECGHKGWPAVHSRVPSYENWIRGVIRA, encoded by the exons atgtatttcaaaacaagtttaaatatttgttttacaaTTTTGGGATTTATTTATATTCCCCAATTCACAAGTGCCCAGT cTCAATGTTTGAATCCAAACCAAAGAAGCGGTAATTGCATTTCGATTTATGATTGTCCATCACTTTTAAGTGTGGCGGCACGTAAGCCGCTACAAGATATTGATAGATGGTTTTTACGGAGTTCTCAATGTCGTGGAGGATTGGGAAATGGACCCCATGTTTGTTGTACCGATGACACAGATTACGTAAGACAACCAACGGTCTTATTTCCTGCAGAAAATGTTAACCAATCACAAAGAGGAGAGTTGCCAGAACTTTCGGCTTGTGGTGGAGTAAAATTGCAAAATAAGATCTTTGGTGGAGATGATACGGATTTATCTGAGTTTCCATGGTTGGCTATGTTGGAGTATGAAA AAAATGGTCAAAGAAGCACAAACTGTGGTGGTTCATTAATTAATCGGAGATACGTTATAACTGCTGCCCACTGTGTAACTGGACGAATCCAACAAGATGTTGGAACATT AGTAGGTGTTATTCTTGGAGAGCACGACACGACAAAGATAATTGATTGTGTAAATGGTACGTGTGCGGGTCCAGCTTTAAGATATGGCGTTGAGGAAGCAATACCTCATGAATCTTACAATGACAGACAAGTACATCGTCACAATGACATAGCTTTGGTGAGATTGGATCGAAATGTCATTTACTCAGACCAAATTAAACCAATTTGTCTGCCATTTACTCTACCCAACGAACAACTTCCCAGTGGAACTATGCTAACTGTTGTAGGTTGGGGAAGGACACAAGATA CTCAAAGAAGTACCATCAAACAAAAAGTTCAAGTCCCATTAATCGATCAAGATGAATGCCGTGAAAAGTTCCGTAGGGGTAATATTCAAATTATTGACAAACAAGTATGTGCGGGTGGTAATTATGAAAAAGATAGTTGTCATGGAGATTCCGGTGGACCATTGATGAGTTTTCGTCAAGGTGTTTGGGTGTTGGAAGGTATTATTTCGTATGGTTATGAGTGTGGACATAAAGGCTGGCCAGCAGTTCATTCAAGAGTTCCAAGTTATGAAAATTGGATAAGGGGAGTGATACGAGCTTAG